The following DNA comes from Plasmodium coatneyi strain Hackeri chromosome 9, complete sequence.
ttctacatttcctttctctttaaCACTTATTTTGatatttgttttatttgtctatttttttcctgtattctagctgtttctttttttttttcttatttctatctattttgcattttttcctgtgttGTCTTAGATTAGTGCTTGTTGTCATCTACATTTTggctaaattttttttttttttttttatatataaatactcTTTCTGAAGAGGTCGGCAATTTTCCtctctccttccattttgcgtTTCGTACAAAcgacaaaaagggaaaaaaaaaaaaaaaaggtaaaaaatggtAATCTTCGTTTCAATaggttaaattttttttttcctgctcttctaaatatataaatatctTTTCGAAAATGCCATCACTctgttcctttcttttgcACCCTGCTTGGAGTATCTTTGTTTATGCAGTCatttaaacaaataaatgtaggaaaagaaggaatgaaatatgaagaaaagaagaaaggaagaagaataaaaaatgaaaaaagaaaaaaaaagaaaagaaagaaaaaaaaaaggaaaaaaggaaaagaaggaaaagaaggaagggaaaggaaaaaagaaagaaataaaaaaaagaatgaaaagaaatgaaagaaaggaactaAAGAAAGAGGTAAGGTTAGGATGAATGAGGCACATGTACGCTTAAAAGTACATGTATTagaagggggggggaagaagtagCTCCAATAATGAAATATGCAGATcacatatgaataaaaatatgcaggttgtacatattaggatggaaggaaaaagaagagttgagggtaggtaaaaaaagatgaacttaaatgtgcattaaaaagggaaagagaagCTTATATAATATGATATACACACCTCATGTTTGAATATGTTATTTGTAGTGTACTcatccaaaaaagaaaaagaaggaaagggaaaaattattatttttgaatGATCATGAATGCGAGAGAAGAGTATGTGTATTGCACCATATTCTTATGTGTAATTGTGCAGAATTcagtaatatataataaaggagaaagtagTAAATGGGAGGGGAGGAGGGAAGTAGAGCTCTTTCTTTAGTTTTTCTAGTTTGTTACCGCTCTGTGTGTGTTCATTGCCATTTTTACTTCAATTATGTACATGATGATTTCAATGCGTGTGGGTGGTGGATTATCTTTGTTTGATAAATTGAacaatgtgtgtataattcgaaaaaataaaaatttcaataccTACTCATTTCATAACCATCATAAATCTATTAGAACTCTGATATGTATTTCCAAACTACATGAGCACATGAACACTatctttaacataaattaattatacaTAGGGGATATGCATACTAAgaatggtaaaaagggaataataatacaaCAATTCACATTTCCactaatttgaaaaaaaaaaaaatgtgtatatatacacatagtagtatatgtgcatgtgtacacacacacatatatatataatgttccaCGTGTACATCAAATAATAGTAGTGgaaatgtatgtatatgtatggacatatacacacataatttcctaattatatttataggtaACAAGTACAGATAAATTGCCCTCAGAAGACATATACGCTGAATTTGATaagggaagagaagggaGGTGTATGCTCCAAGGAGCGGGACATGGGAAACTTACTGATCTGGAACGTGAGGTGAAAACATCATTACAGACGTACCATATACATAATGGAGACCTGGCCAATAAAATTGCAAGTAACTATTGTCACGCATGTAACAGAGGAAGTGGGGATTGGTTGAATTCTGTGGGGGATGCGGatcttccttatttcttttattattggttaggtagTAAAATAAACAACAACTTGAGCCAGGGTTCTCTCTCAATGGTTATGGGGccaatttatgggaagctgGCAGAATTCCATTCTGGATGTGCATGCACCAATTTGTACGAAGGCTTAAACAAAAAACGTTTCGAAGAGGCTAAAGTACTATTTGATtactactataactataagGAGCTACGGAAGAATGTAGATGAGTGTCACAATTATTGCACtggggaaaaatgcaaagagCCATGGGAAACTTTGTACAGCAAAGCTCAATCAACATATAACGCTGTTAGTAAATATTGCCAAGGTGCTGACGGAGATCAATATTGTCCCAAATTCAACAGCCAAAAAGAGCAGGAAGGTGGGAGgggggaatataaaaaaccGCTAGAATTAAAGTGTTCAACCACTACCAACCGAATAACAGACCAACTGGCTGACTCCGCAGCATCACCAGGACTACCACAGGTTAGTCATTACTTctctgttcttctttttccattccatTCGAAATACATTTTCTTTGTGAGCACAATGaaatacaacaacaacaacattttttctatgtgaGCACaatgaaataagaaaaatgtaagagaagtgtacatatgtatggaAGAAATACACATGGAAGAGTACATACATACctattcctcttcctcctgttcaaTTCTATACTTCTAGCAGGCCGGTTCAATTACATTACCCTCCAAAGACATATACGATAGACTTGAAGGAAAAGTCGATTGCTTGGGGCAGCATAAGAATGAACCGTACTGTGAACAGAGTGTAAGGACAAATGTGAAGGGTGCATTATGGTCGTGGAGCAGTCAAGTATTGGGGAACGATGATAAATTATCCAatcaaattgtaaaaaactATTATAACGCATGTAAACAGGGAGACGGGGGCACCCAATCCTACTATAAGCCTTGTactttcttatattattggattggTGACAGaataaaggacaaattgTCTACGGATTCGAAGTTCTCAGGTGTCATGAAGAGAATTTTCGAAAAACTGCAGGATGCCAAGTTTTGGAATACATGCCAGAATAAGTGTACTAATATATACGATGGCATCAGCAAAGACAGGTTCGGAAAAGCTAAGAAGGTATTTGATTGGTATTATGACTACAATAAGCTAAAGGATAACTCAGAACGTTGCAATTATTGCAAGAGTAATAAATGTGATTCCTCCTACATAGAAGCTACATCAGCATATTCGGAGTTAACTTCATATTGCCAAACTGCTGACGGAGAATCATATTGCAACAAATATAAAGTGAGCTCTCAGAAGGACGAATATGCGAAACCGCAGAAATTAGAGTGTCCACCTGCTTCCTCCATATCAGCAGCAGCTCCAGGGGAAAGTCTATCAGCTGATTCAAGTGGAAGATTAGGTAGGAGTGAGGGAGAGCAGGGGAGTGTAACTTTACCAGgtaagagaataaaaaattcctaTGTAAGGAtttcccatatatataagggcagggaaggaagtaatgAATTGATAAAATGTCTACtaacacatttttcaaatatagTACATATACCATCGTCCTAACCACCCCCCTCTTCATCCatcccattccttcctttcttctttcttccttccattaaagagaaaggaaagggagtgaagggaagggaaggaagagatgAATTTGGATGattgaagaaggaacaaacatGCCCCTTGGAAAGTTCATCCCCGAAtattgttcctccttcttgtTAATAAGGGGGAAGGAGATAGGTGGTTCACACCTAAAAAATTTTAGGTATAaacatttccttcttacactaaaaacaacaacaacaactctctctccttcttttctattttttagGCGTAGCTGCAGGTGATTTCCCTAGTTCACAACCCCAAGCACCAGCATCCCCCGTCCTTCCAGCTAGACCccctccaccaccacccccaaGAAGACCATCCACACCATGGCAGGGAGCAGAACCTCCCAATGGGAAGCATACAAGTACCCTTGCACCTGCAACCTATCCTGGTATGGAtagcagcagcaccaccaatACCAAtattggtggtggtgccGCTGCTGGCGTTGCAGGAGTAGCATTACCAGCacttgctctttttttatataaagtaagtgcAACAGTTATaattgaatatataaataataatgctCCCTATTATGTattgttatttaaaataagaaTAGTGTACAGACTGagtgcatgtatatattccatccttccccctccccttttccttcccttacacTCCTCTTTCATTCAGTatgatcttctaccttctggaataaaaaatttctttggAGGCAGCAgcagaaataacaataaaaggaaaaaaagatccaCCACGAGACAAAGAATcgacaccttaacagacGAAGACACATCTATCGAATATTCAACAATTGGTTCGACAGCAACAAATTCAATAACGGACCCctcagaatattctgttccatatgttagataatttctttcttttaaaaaggaagaagggaaagaaaggaaaaaatggaaaacagaaatgaaagaaaaaaataaaatatatctgTCTATCTCCctctaaaaattaaaaaaaaaaaaaagaatggcaaGCACAAATATGGGAAGAGTATAcacaacaataaaaaagggggggggaaagcacaacaacaacccaaATAAGGACCAACAACCAAATAAGGAACAACCCAAATAAGGAACAACCCAAATAAGGGGCAACCAAATAAGGGGCAACCAAATAAAGAGCAACCAAATAAGGAAGCAACCAAATAAGGAgcaaccaaaaaaaagggaaaaatatgtttttttaatagggatgcgaaatgtttgttcacgcaacagtaattactacttcaaatcCAAGTGTAAAATCCtgcacacacaccctaaagtGTGAAATCGTACACCCTAAAACTGGAATCTTACACCCCccaaatgcgaaatcctacacacaaacaccctaaaatgctaaatcctagacacacaccctaaagtGTGAAATCGTACACCCTAAAACTGGAATCTTACACCCCCCAAATGCGAAATACTACGCACACCCTAAAGTGTGAAATGCCACACCAacccactgattcattcacccttcttttttttttttcctttttttgcaagtATTATGCGTTATATACATAGTTCTACTGTTTAATAagacagggaaaaaaataaagaaagaaaaattcagcTATATTCTGGCCTGAGCTCACAAGGGGCAAATAATTATTTGTAAGGTTTGAATATGTACTAAGCATTTTGTAGTTGATAGAACAATTCGCGTGCATAGGCAAAGTTCCTATACCATATATGcgcttccccttctttttcttttttttttgttccgcGCCCCGTTTGGAGTATTACTTTCCCTTCATGCAcagttattcatacatacacatggaAGAtaataaaacgaaaaaagaaaaaaaaaggaaaagaaggaaaagaagaaaaagaagaaaatgtcctTCCGTTCCTGCACTGCATGAAGTTCCCGGATGCTTATGGCCCCCCCGAAAGGGAAGTTCCGATCcaggtgttacatgttttgatagcGTATATTTCTTTGCGTTCTTTCGTTCTTTTGCAACTGCGTCTGTTGCCTATTATTCGTTCCTCTAGATACTGTTGGTGATGATCGTCGTCCTCGTTGTCCATTATATAGGGTAGAATTGTCTATTGTTGTTGACAGGTTCGATGTGGAATAATCCGTTGTTGTagaacctattgttgaaccATTTTCTGTTAATTCATCAAAGTGATGACGTCCCGTTGTtgctcttcttctgcttctgctattgttatttttgctgcttcctcctccaaattTCTTACTTATCCAGGATGGTAGAAGTTTATACTAAAATAAGGAGGTGGTaagtggaggaaggaaggataggAATGTTTGTCACATACATAGTTCAGTTCATTTTATAtcttatatttataaatgtagtgtgtacacattaattatatattttacgaACTTATTAAAGGTTTAATAAAAACAactaccttatataagaaaaatcCAACTGCTGGTAGTCCTAATACGGATAATGTAGAAGAGACAATGGTGCCAGTCCCGGATAAGGTCCCAACACTGGGAAGTGCACTTAAAGTTTCTattctttgtatataatCCTGTGCGCCCTTAAATTTGCACTTGCTCCTTAAAAGTTCCACAAGGTTGCGCGGTTTATACACGGTCCTAAGTTTTTCACAATATGCCTGGCTGTTAGTAGCATTCTTTGCGCAGTGGGAACCCATAGTGTTATATGCTCCCGCAGCCTCCTCCAAATATTCGAGGAGCTTCTCACTACAGGTGGATCCAGTACTATTTAACTTTGTTTCTATGTTTTGCTGGTCCTGAGTGTAATCATACACTTGTTTCTCCTGATAAAAAAGAGTCCTGTCAATATTGCTGCGCCGAATATCACACTTACCATTAATACCAGCAACTTTTTGCAATTGTTCGCGGACAACATCCATAATACTCTGAAATGAACTGTCTTCGTTGTTGTCGAGAATGTCATCGAACATGTAcccaatccaataatataaaaaattacaacggTCACACTTAGATAAAGTGCTATCCCTCTCTATGCTCTCTTTAATTGCGTAGCACCATCTTTCCTTAAGTATTTTAGTATATTCTCCATCCTCTCCATCCTCaccatcctcctccttagacacatCCTTCAATGCTCTCGTTATTCCTTCAGGGAAACTATTATCGCCACTACAGAGGCCATTGGGATCATTGAGTTTACTGTATGCTTCTGTGGAAGGTACATCCTTTAATATTTGGTCCTACagaaatataataattagtAAGATAGATATGTTCCCAAATCTGTATTGTATAACGAATATAAAATTACGTGCACATTGgttcattcattttaaataaaagaaaaaataacccGCCGTCTGTCTGACAGATCCATTTTGCCAAGGCCGAAGTCGGAATAATCTTCACGAACTgtgcatgttaattttgaTAGTTTGTCCGGATTACTGTCCtctctatatttttcctcaaattttttacaataatcATGCTCCCCAGGCGATTCACTCCCACACCCCGTATGGACTTTCTCATAA
Coding sequences within:
- a CDS encoding KIR protein, which translates into the protein MLLNLPSMNIYSELQGARFDSSDDDMDKVKDALKTYKSSIEDYDNIGYACGKAFKMVKTKEPLYEQRCSFLFFWIGSKIKGDTDGSTFNNILTALCDALQNKLTDVSDCSVACGGINYVNFKQRKEAYEYMYDHSYIKGEVDKYKSQCNKDCYEYIQGLVSNYEKVHTGCGSESPGEHDYCKKFEEKYREDSNPDKLSKLTCTVREDYSDFGLGKMDLSDRRRDQILKDVPSTEAYSKLNDPNGLCSGDNSFPEGITRALKDVSKEEDGEDGEDGEYTKILKERWCYAIKESIERDSTLSKCDRCNFLYYWIGYMFDDILDNNEDSSFQSIMDVVREQLQKVAGINGKCDIRRSNIDRTLFYQEKQVYDYTQDQQNIETKLNSTGSTCSEKLLEYLEEAAGAYNTMGSHCAKNATNSQAYCEKLRTVYKPRNLVELLRSKCKFKGAQDYIQRIETLSALPSVGTLSGTGTIVSSTLSVLGLPAVGFFLYKYKLLPSWISKKFGGGSSKNNNSRSRRRATTGRHHFDELTENGSTIGSTTTDYSTSNLSTTIDNSTLYNGQRGRRSSPTVSRGTNNRQQTQLQKNERTQRNIRYQNM